From Chitinophagales bacterium, the proteins below share one genomic window:
- a CDS encoding T9SS type A sorting domain-containing protein — MKKFLTLIMLTALIGVNVFAQQPKSLPLFGKGTYSEVTRQINNADFNNSRVVDHCDTFTNLFPFPCDSFISGYYIDSSPYDSGYYSGSNAYLASAYAEFYNFGTTNNDTLTGVCSQWFSANFTSNTDKVTFTVWNDDGPGGAPGTVLTTVDVKNSAIPADGSLFCVKFTTPIINPGTFFVGFQVYYPSGTYKLNKAVGIYQSRFYDGNPKSSTACDTAHHTAWVNYPSFGGWGTFDDYYGAGATLSLYPIICSKPGAACAITVTPSSASICSGKSVTLTATGATTYTWAPSTGLNVTTGSTVKAKPKSTTTYTVTGDGGACSTTVTVTVNTTPTVTVTAAPCNNGKVKLTASATPNTDVKYQWKLGGTSISGATNSTYNATVSGTYTVTVTYKPTGCKKTSKDFIVTINCRLSDNLAQVFNVDAYPNPFTSSLTVNIAGASNDVTVTLMDFSGRVVKTYNSVDASSPFTINEDLAQGVYFVKVISGTNSKMIKVVKD, encoded by the coding sequence ATGAAAAAATTTTTAACACTAATTATGCTCACTGCATTGATTGGCGTCAATGTATTTGCACAACAACCAAAGTCTCTGCCTCTTTTTGGTAAGGGTACTTATTCAGAGGTTACAAGACAAATCAATAACGCGGATTTTAACAATTCCCGTGTAGTTGATCATTGTGACACTTTTACTAATTTATTTCCTTTTCCCTGCGACTCTTTTATCTCAGGATATTACATTGACAGTTCTCCTTATGATTCAGGTTATTATTCCGGATCGAACGCGTATTTAGCGAGTGCTTATGCAGAATTTTACAATTTCGGCACTACCAATAACGACACGCTTACTGGTGTCTGCTCTCAATGGTTCAGCGCTAACTTCACCAGCAACACGGATAAAGTTACGTTCACAGTTTGGAACGATGATGGTCCAGGCGGTGCTCCCGGAACCGTTCTTACAACTGTAGATGTTAAGAATAGTGCTATTCCCGCTGACGGATCATTATTCTGTGTTAAGTTCACCACTCCAATCATTAACCCAGGTACCTTTTTTGTAGGTTTCCAGGTTTACTATCCAAGTGGCACTTACAAACTAAATAAGGCAGTTGGTATTTATCAGAGCAGGTTTTATGATGGAAATCCTAAATCCTCTACAGCTTGCGATACCGCACACCACACTGCATGGGTTAATTATCCAAGCTTTGGCGGATGGGGTACATTCGATGATTATTACGGAGCAGGTGCAACTTTAAGCCTGTATCCTATTATCTGCTCCAAACCAGGCGCAGCTTGTGCTATTACGGTTACCCCTTCCTCCGCTTCTATTTGCAGCGGAAAATCTGTTACCTTAACTGCAACCGGAGCAACTACTTATACATGGGCTCCTTCAACAGGTTTGAATGTAACAACCGGTTCTACTGTTAAAGCTAAACCAAAGAGCACTACTACGTACACTGTAACAGGTGATGGCGGTGCTTGCAGCACAACCGTAACAGTAACTGTAAATACTACTCCTACTGTAACCGTAACTGCTGCACCTTGCAATAATGGTAAGGTTAAATTAACTGCTTCCGCTACTCCTAATACCGACGTTAAGTATCAGTGGAAATTAGGTGGAACCAGCATTTCAGGTGCAACTAATTCTACTTACAATGCAACTGTTAGTGGAACTTATACAGTTACAGTTACTTACAAACCTACTGGATGTAAGAAAACTTCAAAAGACTTTATTGTAACGATTAATTGCAGACTGTCTGACAATTTAGCTCAGGTATTTAATGTAGATGCTTATCCAAATCCATTCACAAGCTCATTAACTGTAAATATTGCTGGTGCTTCTAACGATGTAACGGTTACATTAATGGATTTCAGCGGAAGAGTGGTTAAAACGTATAACAGCGTTGATGCTTCCTCACCGTTTACAATTAACGAAGACCTTGCACAAGGTGTTTACTTTGTAAAAGTGATCTCCGGAACAAATTCGAAGATGATCAAGGTGGTTAAAGATTAA
- a CDS encoding ABC transporter ATP-binding protein, protein MNILLVYLHKYWKIVTVALLLAAVNQFFSMLDPYILGQMIDHYASKFKELSSNQFLKGVALSLLALIGVAMVSRIAKAFQDYFLNVVIQKTGANIYTDGIKHSLELPYEVFEDQRSGETLGKLQKVRTDMERLLSAGVNILFTSVVGIIWVVVYTINVYWVIAPIYFSAIPIIGIISSVLSKKIKIMQKQIVAETTALAGATTESLRNIELVKSLGLAQQEIAHLNSTTDKILKLELKKVRYIRSLSFFQGTCVNLLRVSILGVMMFLIFSQKITVGQFTTLFIYSFFIFGPLQELGNIINIYREAEVSLINFRNIMQTQKEPKPVQPKLIHSIEEFEFDEVSFKHQSSNQNAVSNISFKIRLGETIAFVGPSGAGKTTLVKLLVGLYLPASGKILFNRIDSSEIDLDELREQIGFVTQDTQLFSGTIRENLLFVNPGASDEDIMDVLNKASCQSLLARADKGINTIIGEGGVKVSGGEKQRLSIARALLRKPALLVFDEATSALDSLTEEEITDTIRKVSISMQHITIMIAHRLSTIMHADRIYVLERGKIIEEGRHRDLLEDRGLYYAMWRQQIGERKEVAPVLN, encoded by the coding sequence CTGCTTGCTGCAGTTAACCAATTCTTTTCAATGCTCGATCCCTATATTCTTGGGCAGATGATCGACCATTATGCGAGCAAATTCAAAGAGCTCTCCAGCAATCAATTCCTGAAAGGTGTCGCACTTAGTTTATTGGCACTCATAGGAGTTGCTATGGTTTCCAGGATTGCAAAAGCCTTCCAGGATTACTTTTTGAATGTGGTAATTCAGAAAACAGGTGCGAATATTTATACGGATGGAATTAAGCATTCTTTGGAATTGCCCTATGAAGTTTTCGAAGATCAGCGCAGCGGGGAAACGCTGGGCAAGCTGCAAAAGGTGCGGACGGACATGGAGCGGTTGTTAAGTGCAGGTGTAAACATTCTTTTCACTTCTGTTGTAGGTATTATCTGGGTAGTTGTGTATACCATTAATGTGTATTGGGTAATTGCACCAATTTATTTTTCTGCCATCCCTATTATAGGCATCATTAGTTCTGTGCTTAGCAAAAAGATTAAGATTATGCAGAAGCAGATAGTGGCCGAGACTACCGCTCTTGCCGGGGCAACCACTGAATCGCTTCGAAATATCGAGTTGGTAAAAAGCCTTGGCCTTGCACAACAGGAAATTGCACATCTGAACAGCACGACTGACAAGATTTTAAAGCTGGAACTAAAAAAGGTGCGGTATATCCGCAGCCTGAGTTTTTTTCAGGGCACTTGTGTAAACCTGCTTCGTGTAAGCATTCTTGGAGTAATGATGTTTTTAATCTTTTCTCAGAAAATAACGGTAGGCCAGTTTACGACCTTATTTATTTATTCATTTTTCATTTTTGGTCCTTTGCAGGAATTAGGTAATATCATCAATATTTATCGCGAGGCTGAAGTATCGCTCATTAATTTCCGGAATATTATGCAAACCCAAAAGGAGCCAAAGCCGGTTCAGCCAAAGCTGATTCATTCCATTGAAGAATTTGAATTTGATGAAGTATCATTTAAGCATCAAAGCTCAAATCAAAACGCCGTCAGTAATATTTCATTTAAAATTCGGTTAGGAGAAACAATAGCCTTCGTTGGACCAAGTGGAGCAGGAAAAACGACATTAGTAAAATTGTTAGTAGGCCTTTATCTTCCCGCATCAGGAAAAATTTTATTTAATCGAATTGATAGCAGCGAAATTGACCTGGATGAATTGCGGGAACAAATTGGTTTTGTAACACAGGATACACAACTTTTTTCGGGTACTATCCGGGAAAATCTATTGTTTGTAAATCCCGGGGCTTCGGATGAAGATATAATGGATGTTTTAAACAAGGCATCGTGTCAGAGCCTGCTTGCAAGAGCAGATAAGGGAATCAATACCATAATCGGTGAAGGAGGTGTAAAGGTTTCCGGTGGTGAAAAACAACGCCTTTCCATTGCCCGCGCTTTATTAAGGAAACCGGCATTACTGGTCTTTGACGAAGCCACTTCGGCCCTCGATTCACTGACCGAAGAAGAAATAACGGATACCATAAGGAAAGTTTCCATAAGCATGCAGCATATTACCATAATGATCGCCCATCGCCTATCTACGATTATGCATGCTGATAGGATTTACGTTTTGGAGAGGGGAAAAATTATTGAAGAAGGAAGACACAGGGATCTGCTTGAAGACCGCGGCTTGTATTATGCTATGTGGCGTCAGCAAATTGGTGAACGTAAAGAGGTGGCGCCAGTGTTAAACTAA